Proteins co-encoded in one Ziziphus jujuba cultivar Dongzao chromosome 9, ASM3175591v1 genomic window:
- the LOC107425894 gene encoding auxin-induced protein 22D, whose translation MGMNLNLKATELRLGLPGSEEHEKQLPSSTSRSNKRASPEVSEDSRTSNGKSSLLGSRNCVRDDAPPTKTQVVGWPPIQSYRKNNMQVKRDEGDNGGVYVKVSVDGAPYLRKIDLKVYKSYPELLKALETMFKLTIGNYCEREGYNGSDYAPTYEDKDGDWMLVGDVPWEMFVCSCKRLRIMKGSEARGLSCL comes from the exons ATGGGGATGAATCTTAACTTGAAGGCAACCGAGCTGAGATTGGGATTGCCTGGAAGCGAAGAGCATGAGAAACAATTACCTTCTAGTACATCTAGGTCCAACAAGAGAGCTTCTCCTGAGGTATCCGAGGATTCCCGGACGTCTAATGGCAAATCAAGCTTATTGGGTTCTAGAAACTGTGTCCGGGACGATGCCCCTCCTACCAA AACACAAGTTGTTGGGTGGCCACCAATTCAATCTTACCGGAAAAACAATATGCAAGTGAAGAGGGATGAGGGTGACAACGGTGGAGTGTACGTGAAAGTAAGCGTTGATGGAGCTCCTTATCTAAGGAAGATTGATCTTAAGGTTTACAAGAGCTACCCTGAGCTCCTCAAGGCCTTGGAGACTATGTTCAAGCTCACCATTG GCAATTATTGTGAAAGAGAAGGCTACAATGGATCTGATTATGCTCCTACCTATGAAGACAAAGATGGAGACTGGATGCTAGTTGGAGATGTTCCATGGGA AATGTTTGTTTGCTCTTGCAAAAGGCTGAGAATCATGAAAGGATCTGAAGCTAGAGGATTAAGCTGCCTATAG
- the LOC107425884 gene encoding auxin-induced protein AUX28: MGFEETELRLGLPGNNGGGSGTEVAEVVRKRGFSETESDVTDNVDLKLNLSSKEAGVDAKDKAKSLMNKEKNLLPADPAKPPAKAQVVGWPPVRSFRKNMLAVQKSSSSSSEESEKNMGLGLTLVKVSMDGAPYLRKVDLKMYKSYQDLSDALAKMFSSFTIGNCGSQGMKDFMNESKLMDLLSGSDYVPTYEDKDGDWMLVGDVPWEMFVESCKRVRIMKGKEAVGLAPRAMEKCKNRS; the protein is encoded by the exons ATGGGTTTCGAAGAAACGGAGCTGAGGCTTGGATTGCCTGGCAATAATGGAGGAGGAAGTGGAACTGAAGTAGCAGAGGTGGTGAGGAAGAGAGGCTTCTCTGAGACCGAGAGTGACGTCACTGATAATGTGGATTTGAAGCTTAATCTTTCTTCTAAGGAAGCTGGAGTTGATGCAAAAGACAAGGCTAAGAGCTTAATGAATAAGGAGAAGAATCTTCTTCCCGCTGATCCCGCAAAGCCTCCGGCAAA GGCACAAGTGGTGGGTTGGCCACCGGTTCGGTCATTCCGAAAGAACATGTTGGCGGTCCAAAAGAGCAGCAGCAGTAGCagtgaagaaagtgagaagAATATGGGATTGGGATTGACTTTGGTCAAAGTCAGCATGGATGGTGCTCCTTACCTTCGCAAGGTCGACTTGAAGATGTATAAAAGTTACCAAGACCTCTCTGATGCCCTCGCCAAAATGTTCAGTTCCTTCACCAtcg GCAATTGTGGATCCCAAGGAATGAAGGATTTCATGAACGAGAGCAAGCTGATGGATCTGTTGAGCGGCTCTGATTACGTTCCAACTTATGAAGATAAAGATGGTGATTGGATGCTGGTTGGCGATGTCCCTTGGGA GATGTTCGTTGAATCATGCAAGAGGGTGCGAAttatgaaaggaaaggaagCTGTTGGACTCG CTCCAAGAGCTATGGAGAAATGCAAGAACAGAAGCTAA
- the LOC107425891 gene encoding putative uridine kinase C227.14, which produces MEVCLSSTTSKAYTCSFPSESLLLKRPKLAQWDRFLFTPSPSMRVAQPLFSQSRKDKFVKVICCQKWETPIVEGRCIDEIYDTLAARLLPTAAALSNPNSKHIVGLAGPPGAGKSTVAFEVVRRLNKLWPEKASSLDSQVKPPDVAAVLPMDGFHLYRSQLDAMENPEEAHARRGAPWTFNPELLLKCLKTLRNQGSVYVPSFDHGVGDPVEDDIFVSLQHKVVIVEGNYLLLEDGPWKEISSIFDEKWFIEVDIDKAMHRVFNRHVSVGKPPDVARWRIEYNDRPNAELIFKSKKNADLVIRSVDF; this is translated from the exons ATGGAGGTCTGTTTGTCTTCAACCACTTCTAAAGCTTATACATGCTCTTTTCCATCAG AGTCTCTGCTTCTTAAAAGACCAAAACTTGCTCAATGGGATCGCTTTTTATTCACCCCATCTCCATCTATGAGAGTTGCACAACCATTATTTTCTCAGTCTAGGAAAGATAAATTTGTGAAG GTTATATGTTGCCAAAAGTGGGAAACTCCTATTGTAGAGGGCAG GTGTATTGATGAAATATATGATACTTTAGCTGCACGTCTTCTTCCAACTGCTGCAGCCTTATCTAATCCCAATTCGAA GCATATCGTAGGTTTGGCTGGCCCTCCTGGTGCTGGTAAAAGCACTGTAGCATTTGAAGTGGTGCGCCGGCTAAACAAGTTATGGCCTGAGAAGGCTTCTTCTTTGGATTCTCAAGTTAAGCCTCCAGATGTTGCTGCAGTTCTTCCAATGGATGGTTTCCATCTTTATCGTTCTCAGCTAGATGCAATGGAG AATCCAGAGGAAGCTCATGCAAGAAGGGGAG CTCCATGGACGTTTAACCCTGAGCTACTACTCAAATGTCTCAAGACTCTGAGAAATCAG GGATCAGTTTATGTGCCTTCATTTGACCATGGTGTTGGAGATCCAGTAGAAGATGATATATTTGTGAGCCTTCA GCACAAAGTGGTCATAGtagaaggaaattatttgttgttgGAAGATGGGCCTTGGAAAGAGATATCATCAATCTTTGATGAGAAGTG GTTCATTGAGGTTGATATTGACAAAGCTATGCACCGGGTCTTTAATAGACATGTCTCAGTAG gaaagcCTCCAGATGTTGCTAGATGGCGT ATTGAGTACAATGATAGACCCAATGCAGAACTTATATTCAAATCAAAGAAGAATGCAGATTTGGTAATCAGGTCAGTTGATTTCTAA